The following proteins come from a genomic window of Pseudomonas putida:
- a CDS encoding flavin reductase family protein — protein sequence MYYYEPAQGHGLPHDPFNAIVGPRPIGWISSQDREGRLNLAPYSFFNAFNYIPPIIGFCSVGRKDSLNNIEQTGEFVWNLATRPLAEAMNQSCAAVPAEVNEFDLSGLTATPSSLVKVPRVGETPVAFECKVSQIVQLKRADQEHVPSWLILGEVVAVHIAEHLLKDGIYDTAAAEPILRGGGPADYFELGNLFKMRRPQA from the coding sequence ATGTACTACTACGAACCTGCCCAAGGCCACGGCCTGCCCCACGACCCGTTCAATGCCATCGTCGGCCCACGCCCGATCGGCTGGATCTCCTCCCAGGACCGCGAAGGCCGCTTGAACCTCGCGCCCTACAGTTTCTTCAACGCCTTCAACTACATCCCCCCGATCATCGGTTTCTGCAGCGTCGGGCGCAAAGACAGCCTGAACAATATCGAGCAGACCGGCGAGTTCGTCTGGAACCTGGCCACCCGCCCGCTGGCCGAAGCCATGAACCAGAGCTGCGCAGCCGTACCGGCAGAGGTGAACGAGTTCGACTTGAGCGGGTTGACGGCAACCCCGTCGAGCCTGGTGAAGGTACCCCGCGTGGGCGAAACCCCGGTGGCCTTCGAATGCAAGGTGAGCCAGATCGTCCAGCTCAAGCGGGCTGACCAGGAACATGTGCCGAGCTGGCTGATCCTCGGCGAGGTGGTGGCGGTGCACATCGCTGAGCACCTGCTCAAGGACGGTATCTACGACACCGCGGCCGCCGAGCCGATCTTGCGAGGCGGTGGCCCGGCGGACTACTTCGAGCTGGGCAACCTTTTCAAGATGAGAAGGCCGCAGGCCTGA